CGCGAAAAAAGCGATGGAGCAAGGGTTGGCGCGCGCGCCGTACGTGCCGTATGTGGAGGAGTGAGTAGAGAGAAAAACAGAGGACAAATTTCGAATTACGAAGGACAATCGAAAATCCAAAATCGAAAATTTCACGGCGCGGACATGCGAGCGTTTATACCGTACATGTCCGCTATCGCTTGCTTGCGTGCAGAATCGTATAGCCGATGACCTGGTTATCCTCGTAACGCACAACAACATCATCCTCGGTCAATTCGCTATCGGTTGCAAAGCTGGGTTTCTTGAAATTAATGTATAACGTATCCGCCTCAACGTCGTAGGACAACCACATCGTT
The Chloroflexota bacterium genome window above contains:
- a CDS encoding DUF2283 domain-containing protein codes for the protein MAVMEYQTYLNLLPKVKQSPERTMWLSYDVEADTLYINFKKPSFATDSELTEDDVVVRYEDNQVIGYTILHASKR